CTATTTCTTTCATCTCAGAACCCCCTTCCATGATGGCTGGAAGTAGGAAAACATCTCGCAATCATATCTTGTCACATGAGACCCCAAAGTGATTCCCTTGAAACCTGGCTTCATAGTAGCCATGGAAAGAAATAACTCTTCCAGGTCATATTCGTAGGATTCGGCTACAATTCTGGGCATGCTTGTGTTAGGGTATGGGAAACAAATCACTAGGGGAACAAATTGTCTAGTGGACTTTTGATTCTCCTTCCATCATCCACACTTCACTGACAAGCCTGTGGATTTGCCTTCCCTTTGCCTCCCGCTCCGGCTGCTGGTGGCGGGGAGGGGAATTCTGGTGCCTCCGCTCCTGTTAGTAGTGTACGTTGCGATTTTTAAGTCCTCGCAGGCGCAGCGCTCGGGCGGATAGCAACGCTTCTTCTTCGAGTTTGTCTTTCGGGCTTCGATCCTCCTCGAGTTCGTCCGTCTGGACGTAGTCGACGAAGCTATGTCATTCATTCCTGTCATTTCCTTGGGGCGGTGAGGTCAAGATTTCCCGTCATGTGGTGAGATTTGGTGTCTGGTGTTTCAGATCTATGCAAGGGTTCAACGGCAACAACTACGGCTCCAGGGCGCTGGTCCTTAAGGCACGTGCATAAAGACTTCACtgttgtcatcgacaaggtcaagcCGGCTTCGGTAGGGGAGGGGGGACAACGGCGTGTTGGTGGCTTATTCTAGTGGAAGTAGTGGTCGTTTGGTGATCTCAAAATCTTGATGTAATTTTTGTTATGTTTGAGATGCTTTGCTTTGTACTTCCAGTGATCTTTTATAATAGATCTGAtcatttttgaaaaaaaacacGTTTAGCCATGTTGATTTTTCCTAAAAATACAAATAGCAATTTTTTTGAGGCATACAAATAATTAtttttctaaaaagaaaaaagatgtgtgGGCTGTTAACCTGGGCTGAAGACTAATCGAGGGCCGAAACAGGCGCATATTCATTTCTGGGCCGCTTCAACGGCAGGCTACAACAGGCCTGTTTGCAGAAGGATAGGTGGGGGGAATCCGTTGATTCCTTCCTTGCAGCAGTCCGGCGAGGGAATTCTAAAAAAAAAAAAGGTCCGGCGAGGAGAGAGGGGGCGAGATGGGGTCGGTGGTGCTGCCGACGCTGCGGCGGAAGCGGGAGGTCGACACCGCCATCCGCGACACCCTCGACAAGGTCCTCGTCCTCCGATTCGGCCGCGCCTCCGACGCCGCCTGCCTCCAACTCGACGACGTCGTAAGTGCGCAGCACATCGCCGCCGCAGCGCCTCTCCCTTCTCCTCTCCCCCGTAGCTACCGAAAGATTCCACCGGTTCTCGTCAAGTTGGTCCATGAATACTCCACTAGGGGTTCCTTATTCCTTCTGCACAGATGTGATTGGATCGGTAGGCGAGTCCAATCTTATAGCTGGGAACAGTTGGTTCAGTCTGATTAAGTTCTTGGAGGGCCTTTTTACTGTCAGGTTATAGCGAGGTAGTCATTTCCTTTACTCTTAAGAGTGATTGCACTGTTGTCTGTTCACAAATACCCAGTAGTATAATTTTCCCGGTGGGGATGAAATGACAAGCCTGGTTTCTGCGATTACAAACTTGGTCGCTTGAGCAGGGCAGGGTTAAGAGGCAAATCCTGATATTCAAATGACTTAACCTTAAACTGGATTACTGAGTATATTCTAAGCAGAATCTGCCAATCATGGTAAAAGCTAGATTGTTAATACACATGTCTTACAGTGACGCGACATGAACAAAATAGGAGCAAAGGAAAAGAATGCTTGAACATTCCTAGGTCATCCTGCCTAACTCCTGGTGGCTACCACCTCATTTGTTTGATAGGATAGTTTGTAAATTAATTGAACTTACTGATGGCAAGCTTTTCATTCACGTCCTTTTCTGCATCGAATTTTATGAGTTCTGTAATATGTATGCCATTTTCTTAATTTTATCCTCTTCTTGCTGTTTCAACAGCTCGCAAAAGCTTCTTGGGACATATCCAAATTTGCAACGGTAGCATTAGTTGACATGGATTCTGAGGAGATTCAAGTGTATGTTGACTATTTTGATATCACGTTGGTCCCAgcaatcatttttttcttcaacGCTCATCACATGAAAATGGATTCAGGGTATGTTATTGTTCTTTATCTGTTGCTATGATGCTGTTTAGATATCTGTCTTACTTTTTATACTTATATATGAATTCATGTTGATACCGTTCAAGCCTTTTCCTTCAAAGTTTGAAATGAGCTGTGTGTATCTGAATAACACCGACCTCAATTTATCACAGCCTATGATGTATTTCAAATACTGCCTGGTTAGCTGATATATTATTTCCAAATATTTGGCACGCTGTGTTCATGTTGATTTCACATAGATATGTATCATGATGTAAAAATCTGAGACATCCATTTTCCTCTGAAACTACTGACTACCGAGTTTCTTTTAACCACTACACGGAAGATCTACAAAAGATTAAAATGTCTCATTTGGAATTTCAAGTAGATAGATTACATGAAAGGTTTATGAATAAACTTTCAAACATTTGTGTAAATGTATCTGTGGCTGCAGTCCGAACTTCATCGAACTTCATAGAGTTGGTTAAGTTGATACTGAATTGTATGCACCAACATGGATATCATACTAGTTACATTTGATGGCATAATCTAGCTGCAAAATAAATGATGAACTTGTTATAATGTATATGTACAGGACACCTGATCACACAAAATGGATAGGCTCTTTCAGCAGCAAGCAAGACTTCATTGATGTTGTTGAGGTGAGTGGGCAAAAAGTGATGTACTTTCTCCAAGTCTTTCAGTTATCTGATTCGACTATTGACAATGGCAAGTTAACCATGTGAACAACATAATTCTTTTGCTTTCATGGTAAGTGCAGATTATCATGATATAATTGTAATATTAAATCTGTACATGGAATCCATTAATGTTAATCAGTTGAAACTAAAAAGGAGAACTGATTATAGTTAGCTGCAGATTATACACAAATACAGATTATCGATACTTGTCCATACATGTGTGAATTGTTGTTTAGAATCCACATGACCAAGAATATATGTGAAGAGAATAGATAAGCCCTTCATGATTGGGCTGATATCCTATACATTTTTGTGTAATCTCTTGCAAACGGTTGATTGGAGTACATGCTTGGATAACAAAAGAAAGCTGAATGAAAATGGTAATTTTTTTAATCTGTGGATACTGGTCCTCTACTGGAACCTATTTTCAAAATTGGATAAGACCACATAAGAACCCAAAGCCATACTATAACTTCTCAAAAGGTATACTTTGTAATAACGTCAGTACCCTGTTTCCTTTTGATGGAAACAAAATGGCATAGTATAAATCAACCTTCTCAACAAGGGTCCAACTACCAACATGGAGACTTGTCAGATGTCTTGTCGCACATGATATTTTTTAACCAGTTTCGACCACGACTCCCAGTTGAGCGTGTCATAGTTCTGTTGAAGGTTGTAGCCGTGGGTACGAGATGTCAATCCGGAGACGTGTCGGCGGCCAGTCCATCGACACGAAACGATTTCCTTAGCGGTACTCTGTCCAAGACCAATGCTCAGGGAAAATTCACTTGCACCTCTAGTTGTCCAAATGGGTCATCTCAAAGAAGTTATGGACCACACCTTTAAGGAGAGCTCTTACAAACGATCCATGGGGTGCCTTTTATAGGCCATTGGCCTTGTAAAAATGATCACCAAACCATTGGTGGGAAGGGAAACACAGAGCCTTTGTAATCTACTCCCTCCATGCTTGAAAAGGACTACAAATTTTGATTAAAGTCAAACGGTggaaagtttgaccaagtttataaaaagACTATCAACAACTACAATACCAATTTAGTATGAGTAAATACATAATAAATATATTTTCATATTATACCTATCTAGTATTTTATAATATGAaaaggacatgtacgataatgttgtgacaagtgtacGAACAAGTGATGTTgacactgatgacttcccgattaagataggattgcatcaggggtcagctttgagcccttatcttttttgcattggtgatggatgaggtcacaagggatatacaaggagatatcccatggtgtatgctctttgcggatgatgtggtgctagttgacgatagtcggacgggggtaaataggaagttagagttatggagacaaaccttggaatcgaaagggtttaggcttagtagaactaaaaccgagtacatgatgtgcggttttagtactactaggtgtgaggaggaggaggttagccttgatggccaggtggtaccccagaaggacacctttcggtatttggggtcaatgctgcaggaggatgggggtattgatgaagatgtgaaccatcgaatcaaagccggatggatgaagtggcgccaagcttctggcattctctgtgacaagagagtgccacaaaagctaaaaggcaagttctacaggacggcaGTTCGACctgcaatgttgtatggcgctgagtgttggccgactaaaaggcgacatgttcaacagttaggtgtggcggagatgcgtatgttgagatggatgtgtggccacacgaggaagaatcgagtccggaatgatgatatacgagatagagttggggtagcaccaattgaagagaagcttgtccaacatcgtctgagatggtttgggcatattcagcgcaggcctccagaagctccagtgcatagcggacagctaaagcgtgcggagaatgtcaagagagggcggggtagaccgaatttgacatgggaggagtccgttaagagagacctgaaggattggagtatcaccaaagagctagctatggacaggggtgcgtggaagcttgctatccatgtgcccgagccatgagttggttgcgagatcttatgggtttcacctctagcctaccccaacttgtttgggactaaaggctttgttgttgttgttgtattaTACCTATCTagtattgtactccctccgtaaactaatataagagcgtttagattactattttagtgatctaaacgctcttatattagtttacagagggagtatgtaTTAATAGGCTTTCCtgtaaacttggtcaaactttgcaTCGTTTGACTTTAGACAAAACTTGCTGGCCTTTATTTCAAGTATGAAGGCAGTATTGTTGAAAAGTTCAATGATTGTTATTTCTTAACAGTACCTTTATCTGAGATTTTTGGTATGCAATTGTCTCTGCCCAACAAAAAACTTAGTTGATTGAAGGCAGCAGAGCTCATCTGTGATGGTTGGCATTCTGTATCACAGGTTCTTCTGTACAGCATTGCTAGACAAATATTTTTCATTTCACCTCTTTGTGATGTATTGATGGCAGGCAGTATTCAGGGGCGCGATGAAAGGCAAACTGATAGTGTCTTGCCCACTTCCACCAGAGAGGATACCCAGATTCCAGCTTCTTTTCAAGGATGTCTAATCACAAGAAGCACACATTCTCAACATATGTAACAGTCTTTTAGATAATGGAAGTGTTTCATCCCCCATCCTCTGCATACATATCCAGGCAACCAGACCTAAAGAATAAGCTGTTCATGGTA
This genomic window from Aegilops tauschii subsp. strangulata cultivar AL8/78 chromosome 4, Aet v6.0, whole genome shotgun sequence contains:
- the LOC109748251 gene encoding uncharacterized protein, encoding MGSVVLPTLRRKREVDTAIRDTLDKVLVLRFGRASDAACLQLDDVLAKASWDISKFATVALVDMDSEEIQVYVDYFDITLVPAIIFFFNAHHMKMDSGTPDHTKWIGSFSSKQDFIDVVEAVFRGAMKGKLIVSCPLPPERIPRFQLLFKDV